GCTGCGGGACCCTGGTGGCGCTGGGCGAGTGCGGATGCGAGCATCTGTTCTCTCCGTTGAGGTGCAATGGTGAAGACGAGGGAGCGGTCAAGGTGGACGCTGGATTCCTCCGTCTCTTTCTGGATTTTTCCCATCGACTGGATTTCCGAAACCTGGTATGCAATTTGGTATGCAATTTATACTTCATAAGGCATGCGTCTCTGCATTTTCTTGCCTCGCATTTGCAGATTCTTTTGCTTCACTTTTGACAGCGAGTTCATCCTGTGCACTTGATAACGACGAGAAAAGAGTGTTGCGTTTGACAGCATGCGATTGCAATATTCCTTTGAACCAaagttaatatttatttaatttaatctaatgcGATCTAATTTTCCAAGGCCTTATCTGGAAAAACTCACTGCACATTTGTTTTCAAAATGTTTGTTTGCTAGTACACGAATTCCACAAATCCTCCTAATTTAAATGGATTTGGTGGGATTACATTAAAAGCACATTAAGATTCTAGTTCTTAATCCTTATGTGTGAAGGTGATGTGAGGCTGTAATTAATTAAGAACTCTTGAAAATCTAATGACCATCCCTCATTCCGAAAATCCTGctcctaatttttttgtttagaaagGGAAAAAGCAAATTCATCTGAGAGCAACAGAGATGCATCGACTATCAAGGTTTTCTTCAGAAGAACCACATTGTTTTGTTGAACTTACGTCACAAACAGCAGGAAAATCTTACTGAATTGTGCATGACTGCTGGAGACTGTTTTGAGAGATTAAACTGGTACAgtagattatatatatatacacatcaGATAGTTCTTGGACACTTAGTCTAGGTTATTTGTGTTCTTCATATTTCATATTCCTTGCCCATGTGTTGGAAATCTAGATGTAGTCTTTCTACAGAGCCATTAATGTATCATAGTTTGTAGCGGTAAACCATCGATATAGTAGTCTCCCCagtcctttccttttttttggggaagTCAATTGACATTAGCCATCCAGTatatttgaacaaatcaaaaattGCCCTTGGTCATGCACAATTCTTGCTTTTGATCTGAGAGTAAAAACCACGAAATCCTTCAAGCATTGAGCTGCTTTTTTTGCACAGATTGAGGAATTTCAGCAAAAAGTTAAGATGATTATCCTCACTGGCCATTCCTTTGGAGCAACAACCGCCACTCTCACTGCTCTTTGGCTCCTCTCCCAACGCCAGCCCAAGGATTCTCCCATCTCAGTCCTCTACCTCACCTTTGGCACTCCCTTGCTCGGTAACGAGTCCCTTTCCCAAGCCATTCTCCAAGAAAGATGGGGCGAGAGCTTCTGTAACATTGTCTCGAAGCTTGATGTGCTACCGAAACTGTTCTTTGCTCCACTCACCTCCTGGACTTCTCAACTGAACTTGCTGCTTCAGTTTTGGCAATTTGCTATGGCTGCTGTACCCATTCCAGAACAGTTAGCTAGAGAACTTGAAAGACAAAATTTCAATGAATTCTTCAGCAACGTCAAAAAATATGTTAAAGATGCCGCACAATCAGAAGAAGGGGCGAGGAACGATTTGTTTTGGCCATTGGGTAGCTACATATTCTGTTCAGAAGAGGGAGCGATCTGTCTGGATAATGCAACGTCTATTGTTAAGATGATGCATTTGATGCTTGAGACAGACTGTCTAGCTTCGAGTGTCGTAGATCATCTGAAGTATGGTGATTATACAAGACTACTTTCTTTTCAGTTCCTGAAAAGAAGAGACATCAACGCCCTCTCCAACTCAAGCTATGAAGCTGGTGTCTTCTTGGCATTACAATCCTCAGGAGTAGATCCACAGGTAATTAAATGCTTCTCACTATCTTCTTGGCTTCCTAATCCAACTCAAAAGTATAGTCTATCAGTGCCCTTATTTTGTGAAAGGGTTTTCTTGGAACAATCACTCTCTAATATGTGGAGCAGAACTCTCTTTCACTCTCTAATACAAGTGCATGCAGAATGATGTAGACTCATACTGGGACATTTTTTTGGTGATCGCTGAATAAAAAGTACTCAGTCTTCACTTTGTGGTTGTGTTATTATCACCGTGCAGATGGCTCGGCACATGGGAAATGCACTGAACCTGAACAGTGCTTATCTAGTTATCAAACTATCCGATATGGAACCTTGCTGGAAACAACTTGAGTGGTACAAGGAACACTGCGATGAGTCCCACGATCAACGTGGGTATTACGACACATTCAAGGAATCTGCAGCATCCTGGGGGGAGTCCACACCCAACACAAACCTGTTCAGACTCGGCGCATTCTGGGATGAGGTCATAGGCATGGCAGCACGGAATGAACTCTCGTCCAAATTCCACCACAACGTCAAGTGGATCAAGGCGTACCATTCCTATAGGCTCCTCGCCGAGCCATTGGAAATCGCAGACTATTACCGTCATGGCATGCACATGAAGAAGGGACATTACATCGAGCATGGAAGGAATTGGAGGTTCCAGATTTTGGAAAGATGGTGGAGTAAGAAAGTTGTTGTTGTGGCACTAGAACCACAACGAAATAACAACAAAAGGAGTGAGAGCGAGTACCCAAGCTTTACTCAAGATTCTTTGTTTTGGGCGAAGGTAGAGGAAGCCAAAGACTGGCTCAAGAACgcggaagaggaagaggaccCGAATAAGTTGGGACCGcttttggagaagatgaacgaTTTCGAGACGCATGCAGAGAAACTAATTAAGACCGGGGAGGTGTCCAAAGATGTTCTGGCTAAGAACTCAAGTTACACATTGTGGGCTGAgaaatggaaagatttgaagCCGAAGCTCTCGCAGCTACCTTCTATTCTTGTTCTGAATGAAATGGATTGTGATCATAAAGAGATTGAGGCATAATAAAAATAGTCCCCGAACTTTTGTCCAatctaaacttttgatttaATGCGTTCcctaaattttaacttaatGTAAGACCTAAACTTTTAGTATATATTGAATGGAGTCCATTAACTATTTGAAAATGTCTTAGAACAggaaaaatattgaatattttcataaaaaacaattcgttttattttgttttgtaatGAAATGCAATAAACtgcagaaataagaaaattgcaaattggGGCATTACAGTTGAATTTTATTCTTCTGGACCCTCCCCAAATAGTGGAATTCTATTGGTCCGTCCCAAAAatgtatttaattattttcatgttgGTAAATTTTTGACGAGCATTAGTAAGTCTATGTAACTTTGTTAATAACTTTCTAAATTACCTACTTTCGCTCATAGTTTTGCAAATAACTAATCTTTATTGCATAAGTTACTAAGATTTTGAATTCGCTAACTTTTATTCACGCGAAATTTCCGACTTATATAGACTTTTGTCGGATTAATTAAAAGGTGGGCTTGTGAGtattatatatttatgtatgtatatatatgctAAATTTTGAGTATATTCTTATAATAGGGTTATAATTAGAACTGAATTTTCTAGGATGGGAAGCTATGGAACATGGCCTCCTGATGCGAATGGCCTGTATCGAACCGGTCGCCGATTCGCTCTAagcgtccctctctctctgaaaaACTCCGACTCTTTCTTCGCAGACTACCTCCGTCAATCTCTCCAATGGCGATCACCTCCGTTCGCCTTCTCATTCCTCCTTCCTTCAcgtaaccctctctctctctctctcttctctgggATTGAATCTATACTCGGTTCAACGTATCATCGTATCATCTGGGTTTCGTTGCAGTGCTCTGTTTTTGGTCTGTTGTCTTCAAATTCGTGGACAAACCTCTGCTTTTAGATGTGGGTTTGCAATTTGGCGTCGTTTGTCGGCCCTGCGATTGATCATTCGCGTTTTTGCATGTACAGACTATTACCGGCGTGAGGCAAATGCTGGGAGGTAAAATTGCCGGCAAGTGTTTTCCGTGTTTCGGTCCAGTTTTGAGTCGTTCGTCGTAAACTAGATTGGCATTTGATTGATGCTGTCGCGCTGATGAGCGGTTTTCGGGTTTTTTGTAGAGGCTCTGTGTGATTATAATAAGGTTTCGAACCTTTGTGTGAGAGCTGGGATTTCTTCGGGGAATCCGGAGAAAGCACCACCCAAATTCTCAAGGGACAAGAAGATGGTGCCTGATTCAGATCCTCCAAGCCTTAAGGATACCGATTCTTTGCATTGGTTTTTTGAATCAAGGTCGTCCGatctagaatttttcttttctttaccctTTGCGTGcgattgttatttatttttgtgatcccatATTTTagacccacattttctcttaaagttgcgaCTATTCGACATGAAGTTTTTCCACACTTCGTACCATTTCGTGACAATCGCCCATTTGGTAaccgtcttgatgggagacgggatataaaaaggaacgtacgttcatttCTGACGGGTGATGACAAGATCTAACACAAACTCTCATATttagaatacaccatcagtacgtgAGGGAATTGGGTTAGTAGCGTATCcccaattttctttgatttcaggtTTTTCTAACGAACGTGAACAAGAACAATGACTGGACGTTTGTCTTTAATTGATCCTAGCTTCCGCATCATGAATTTTATGTCTTACATTTGATATCAGAGCATGTTAAAAGCCTTTGCCTTGTTTTGTtgtatttttgtgttttttcggTGTATTTTCGGGCTTTTTTAGGATGAACAGTAACTCGAAGTTTTGAGGCCAAGAGAGATTCGCCGATTCCAGGCAAAATCCGGCGACCCACCCCTCGAATTCGGACCCGTATGGTCGCACCGCCATGACAAATATTAGCCATGAGTTATTTGTTCGCCGGAGGTTAATTGGGCAGCGGAAATTGCGGTGGTTGAGGAATtgtgttttgggaaatttttgtCTGATTTGGGCTTATTTCTTCGTCATTTTCGCCGAAACTTGAACCCATGTGGTCGTGCCAGCATGCTCTTTAAAACCCATCATTTATTTCGGTCTTAGATGGGTTGCCGGAGGAGAAACGGCCGGCGAAACCGCGGCGGAACAGTGAAAAACGGCAAAGAAGTTCGTTCTAGGCGCAAGGAAGAAGGCGCATGGAGCCCACGCGCGCGCTGCGGTTGCAGGCGCGTGGAGCCCACGCTCCACGCGCTCTGACACGCGCGGTGTTGCACGCGCCTGTGTGCTGAACCGCGCGCGTGCAGGGCACGCGCCCGCGCGGATTCTAGCTCGTGCTCTGCACGCGCATGTCGTCTCCCACCCGCggttatttttacaattttgccccaaatttttcatgtttttacaATCTCGcccttggccaatttatttatttactgttttgcccttgatgtatttatttattaggtCATTTCGTGCATTTTTATGAgtattttatgcatgaaattaaatgtccaatggtccatatatttaattaattagagagtGGCCAcagcatctttaattaattaaaattatatattaaaagcctccggatcatatttagaaatggacattgattgtaattaattatattaatatgatgaattttatcccataagaattttcattatattaatatgattaattatgatgaaatatcatattatttttcttaatttacccacagggattaagaaaatgcatataatatgatagtttcttcatgaagtaattatgaatctatttaaattaaaaacttagcccacaggtagtttttatgttatgtgattcatattgtgacatgtttacattggtaaaacgtgatttatttatatttgcctcaaattttgtgacataagcatgattatttgatatgcagtttcgcaacctgtgaatttctctgaatttaagtttgataTTCCCTATCTgaatggtgagaactataaagtttggaaggagtcagttcttcttcaattggggtggatggacattgactatgctataaggaaagacgAACCACCTGCTCCTACTGATTCGATTCGAGCACTTCAACTGAGATAACTCTTTATAACCAATGGGAGCGGTCCAGCCGCATTTGTGCGATGTTTATAAGAGCTAAAATATCTCCTAGTATTCGTGGTTCGGTTGCTCAGCATAGcaatgctaaggctttattGGAGGTCATAGATGCGCAGTTTGAGACAATTTCCCCGTAGCTCCGCAGAACCCTCCTTAACGCGTCCCGTCCGCCATCCCTTATAAGTGTGCTCTCAACTCTCGGAGCAATCCACTCTCAATCAGACGTTTTCGCAAACACGTCCAGGGCCAGACCTTCTTTGCTCGAAACAGAGAAGGAAAGACTCGAGCACTCTCCATGGAGGTCGAATCGTCTCCGTAAGTGACTAACCCAATTCTCTCTATTGCCCTTTTATTGCCGGATGTCAAAGTGTTAAGTCTCCTTTCTCACCCACTTGCTTTTTGCTTATCCAGGTTCGAGAGCAGCGAGATGCTGGCAAGTTCCCTGGCGTCGACGCCCTTCTTGGAGGAGTCGTGGAGGCTGTGCAGCTTCACGAACTCTGCTGCGCCGAGGAGCTTCGTGGCAGACCAACACGGAGAGATCGGGTACCTGGCGTTCTCGGGTTTCCAGGTGATCGACAGGAACGAACCGAGCTGCGGGACCCTGGTGGCGCTGGACGAGTTCAGATGCGAGCAACTGTTCTCGCTGTCGGAGTGCGACGGCGATAGCAAGGGGACGGTCAAGTTGGACGCCGGATTCCTCCGTCTCTTCCTGGAATTTCACGAGCGACGGGATTTCCAACGCCAGGTGCACGGTCATTTTTGCCTTGTTTGACTTCCACTCAGAAGTCTTAACTATacaatagaaaataattgcacGACAATTTTTAATGTACCATGAaaataatagtttatttttaatcaCAAATAATCATGAATTATTATGAGACCCACTTTTCTGAATAATTATGTTGCATCTTCATATGTCGAACATCATCAACTTCCACGAAATTGCGGTTTAGCTTTCACCCCCCATCCTGATTAAATTAATCGGCCTATGGACTTGACCCATCTTGCGATTCCTAATTTGGATTGTTTAGTCCATACCTACCACATATGAGTAAAAGTTCAAGAGCACAAAATGCTGCGGTTTTAGTGTATGTTCAAAGCATAACAGAACCAAGAAAATGGCGGTTGCTaggaaaatatataaacatttGCGTGGCAAGACTTGAAAGTatttaggctacgtttggtttagcatttccAAGGGGCTTGGGGAAATGCTGgaccgtttggttcaactttgaagCCGGCTTTCAGCTTTCAACTTGCCttcaaaatgctgaaattattttttcccttccaaaaCTACCTTcactaatttttcatatttccgaTTTTGCCcctgattattattttttttttaattgaaaaaggaGGTAGCCCTTCGCCCGGACCGGCAAAGGGTTATGGCCGCCGACGAGCCAGATCTGACAATGGCGGCCAAAGTCGCGAGACCCTCATGAgacctaggcgagggccgcttGCGGCCGCGAGACCCAAGCGGCGGTCACCTGGGTCACGCGGCCCCACGGGTTgagcgaccctcgccgagggtcgccgaggtcgggcaacctccggcgaccctcgACTAGGTCGCGCAACCCTGCTGGAGGTCGCCTAACCTCGGGC
Above is a window of Eucalyptus grandis isolate ANBG69807.140 chromosome 9, ASM1654582v1, whole genome shotgun sequence DNA encoding:
- the LOC104418074 gene encoding lipase-like PAD4, with the translated sequence MEVESSPYESSEMLASFLASTPFLEESWRLCSFANSAAPWSFVADQRREVGYVAFSGVQVIDGSEPSCGTLVALGECGCEHLFSPLRCNGEDEGAVKVDAGFLRLFLDFSHRLDFRNLIEEFQQKVKMIILTGHSFGATTATLTALWLLSQRQPKDSPISVLYLTFGTPLLGNESLSQAILQERWGESFCNIVSKLDVLPKLFFAPLTSWTSQLNLLLQFWQFAMAAVPIPEQLARELERQNFNEFFSNVKKYVKDAAQSEEGARNDLFWPLGSYIFCSEEGAICLDNATSIVKMMHLMLETDCLASSVVDHLKYGDYTRLLSFQFLKRRDINALSNSSYEAGVFLALQSSGVDPQMARHMGNALNLNSAYLVIKLSDMEPCWKQLEWYKEHCDESHDQRGYYDTFKESAASWGESTPNTNLFRLGAFWDEVIGMAARNELSSKFHHNVKWIKAYHSYRLLAEPLEIADYYRHGMHMKKGHYIEHGRNWRFQILERWWSKKVVVVALEPQRNNNKRSESEYPSFTQDSLFWAKVEEAKDWLKNAEEEEDPNKLGPLLEKMNDFETHAEKLIKTGEVSKDVLAKNSSYTLWAEKWKDLKPKLSQLPSILVLNEMDCDHKEIEA
- the LOC120288228 gene encoding uncharacterized protein LOC120288228, producing MEVESSPFESSEMLASSLASTPFLEESWRLCSFTNSAAPRSFVADQHGEIGYLAFSGFQVIDRNEPSCGTLVALDEFRCEQLFSLSECDGDSKGTVKLDAGFLRLFLEFHERRDFQRQVHGHFCLV